The following proteins are encoded in a genomic region of Candidatus Eremiobacteraceae bacterium:
- a CDS encoding DUF4331 family protein yields REAAGLAQPILASAHGAAVEQTGGKTMNQGFKRFAGGATAIVALAAAAFLYTGHRAAASDHQDSPTTVARPGGDITDVFVYQAPDNASNVVLQMDVHPLIPTGSGPSTFFDPAVMYQFKIDSNGDGVEDTVLQVQAVGAGAAQTLNVFGPAAPIVVGTNSKFVTKAGSVQYNTVSSALGNGARVWAGPAKDPFFFDLARFFQIIPDRNYQNQPNPAPPDPGLGFQGFSTAFNTLHGTNCATTPAQDILSSNGFNVLAIVAEVPKSMLGSGPIGVWATTSTVTGQ; encoded by the coding sequence GCGTGAAGCGGCCGGGCTCGCCCAGCCGATACTGGCGTCCGCGCATGGCGCGGCCGTCGAACAAACCGGAGGTAAAACGATGAACCAGGGTTTCAAGCGGTTTGCCGGCGGTGCGACAGCCATCGTCGCGCTCGCAGCAGCCGCATTTCTCTACACGGGTCACCGCGCGGCGGCGTCGGATCACCAGGATTCGCCGACGACGGTCGCTCGCCCGGGCGGCGACATCACCGACGTATTCGTCTATCAAGCGCCGGACAACGCAAGCAACGTCGTCCTTCAGATGGACGTCCATCCGCTCATTCCCACCGGATCCGGCCCGTCGACGTTTTTCGACCCCGCCGTCATGTATCAATTCAAGATCGACAGCAACGGTGACGGGGTCGAAGACACGGTGCTGCAAGTGCAAGCAGTCGGTGCAGGCGCCGCACAGACGTTGAACGTCTTCGGTCCTGCGGCGCCCATCGTCGTCGGCACGAATTCGAAGTTCGTGACGAAGGCCGGTTCGGTGCAGTACAACACGGTTTCAAGCGCGTTGGGCAACGGCGCGCGAGTCTGGGCCGGACCCGCTAAAGATCCGTTCTTCTTCGATCTCGCCCGCTTCTTCCAGATCATCCCGGATCGCAACTACCAGAATCAGCCGAATCCCGCACCGCCGGATCCGGGCCTGGGCTTCCAAGGCTTCTCTACGGCGTTCAACACGTTGCACGGCACCAACTGTGCGACGACTCCGGCGCAAGACATCCTCTCATCGAATGGCTTCAACGTATTGGCCATCGTCGCCGAAGTGCCCAAGTCGATGCTCGGCAGCGGTCCGATCGGCGTGTGGGCCACGACCAGCACCGTCACCGGACAATAG